tctcaacctccacctgttgttgagtaccactggtcttttCTTCAATTGGTGACTCCTtatgtattgttttttttttatcattgcaAGTTCaccaaaagtcacatccctacttaGAATCCTTCTTtttgtctctagacaccaaagatgaTATCCTTTGACTCATGCAttaatccccaagaatattgctttcttggctcttggatccaacttagattctttaattgATAATAAGCAACAGTACCAAATACAtataaagaatcataatcattaTTAGGTTTttcagaccatacctcatagggtgtttttgtCCCAATCGTAGAGGATGGTAgatgattgatgagatgacacacatATCTAATAGCCTCATCCTAAAACTTTTTTTCCAATGTAGCATTAGACAACATGCATCAAACTTTCTCCAACAAAGTCTGATTCATGCGCTCTGTCaccccattctattgtggtgtatTTCTAACTGTAAAATGTCGAATAATACCTTCatcttgacataccttcataaacaaATCACTCGTGTATTTAcaaccattatctgatctgagccatTTGATCTTTCTATTAGTTTGAGTTTCAACAAATTTTTTCCACTAAAGGAAAATATCAcaaacttcatttttatttttcatagcatacacccaaactcttttggaaaaatcattaacaaaaagTGACAAAacaatgcataccacccaatgaagtaGTTTTGGTAGGCCCCCATGCATTTgtgtggatgtagtctaaaataccttttgTTTGGTGGGTtgtagtgccaaatttcactcttgtaTGCTTTTCTAGAATACAATGTTTAGAAAATTTAAGCTTGCATACCTTTGCACCCTTCAACAACCCTTGCTTAACCAATTGTTGTGAAGATTTTTCACTTGCATGTGCCAATCGCATATATCATAACGTGGTTGTATTTGAATCCACATCTTTCTCATAAACAACAGCTGCtaagccaataactgtactaccttgaaaataatacaagttatttttgcTAATACTTTTCATCACCACAAAGCGCACCTAATTTAACCTTTAAGTttccatctttcaaagtaataataaacCCTTTAGATTATAAGGCACCCAATGAGATCAAATTTTTATTTAGGTTTGAAACATATCTTAGTCAAGGTTTTacagttccatcttgacattttaACTGTATTGAACCTATTCAAATtgtttacaagtattatcatttcccataaaacagccccaccatctaatttttcaaaattagaaagcCATTCCCTATTGGGATACATGTGATAGAAACAACAAGAATCCTAAATCCACTCACCATAGTAATGTGACGAAAATGTTTGAATAAGAGAAAAATCTAACTCACTTCCGTCACGCTTGGCCATATAGGCATTAGAAGGTGCTTTAACCTTATTATTTTGCTACAATTTAGAGCAATGTTTCTTCCAATGTcatttattatgaaaaaaaacgCATTCATATTTAGCAGGTCTCCcttgagatttactcctccttctaGGTTTACGACTCTGAGGACGTCCCTTTATTGTCAGTGCTTCTActactgtttccttatggaccatCCGATCCTTTTTTTTGCATTCAATATTAATCGATGCAGTACAAAtaacatcaaaagtaactttattcTTCCCATACAATAAGGGGGTGATGACATGTTCATAATCATTAGAGAGAGAATTTAGTAACAACAAGGTCTTATCCTCATCTTTGACCtttttatccaaattcaacaaatcaaacaaaattttattgaaagcattcaTGTGGTCATTTATAAAAATACGTGATTGATATTGGAAGtgaaacaaatttttttcaaatagcGTAGATATTCCAGACTCTTAGTCATAAATGTACCTTTCAATGTCTTCCATAATTtttttgcagatgtctccctcataacacaatatttctgatttttagcgagaTACAAACGAATTGTACCACGTTGATCTTTTCCCAATATTTGTCACCCATGTCCTTTGGTTTATCACCAAGAGCAACATCTAATTCTAGCTGGTAtaggatgtccatcacctcacattgccacataccaaaccGAGCATTACCTTTGAAGATAACGACGAAGCTGTTGGGGTTGGAGTTCGCGTTGAcaaagtttcttctactgctgtaGGTATAATTTATATTTGCCATCTTCCAAATCTATATATCCAATAGCAAACCAATAGAACATAatgcctaggatgaatagtaccaCACTTATCCCTGCTGTTTCTATTCTATATATCCTacgaaattccactttgaccggGTCGACCTTTAGGGAGTGATTGAACTgtaatggtctttgagcactcgttTAGATAAGGTCATTCTAGGCTTCAAAaaatggaatcaaggatcttaatAGAGAAATACCttcgtatcgacactattcaacctgactctaataccaattgttgtgtcgggaACCCCACTTGTGCTAAACACCAATATtataactattgctattgaatatataatcaaACTAAAGCAATGCATAAAGTAATAATCAAAGGTAGCAATAAAGAATAATACAAGAATTAATGAGGTTCGATAAAGAATTACATACGTCATTGGTCGCCAAAGATCAATCCACTATTTCTAGAAAATTATAACTTGGGCAAATTTTAAATTATcaatagtaattagaaataccctagagtacaaatactatttgtaactcTACAAAATGGGATGTGTATATACAAATGGTGAGGGAAACTCCTTTTATACCTTCAAACTAAAAGCTTAAAAAAACCTTCCCACCGATGTGGGACTAAAAAACcaacaaaataataatagaaggagggagagaaagagagaggttgtaacgacttgcctattttaccataattttttttcctcacatgcataaatatcattcttaataataatCCTGATACCAATATAGTACTTGATATACACAGTGGACATCTAAATAGCAGAAAACATAGATTACATTCACAACCAACAGTACCAGAGTTTCACTGCAATTCATAACAtttctataaatataaatatacaatcctccaaAAGACCAAAAGTAGAAACTAGGATCATAATCCGAAAACCATTTGACCCAAACTCAATAATTCATCCTCCTACCAGGGTGGTATGAACTGCCTTTACCGACGCGGAACTCGGTCCATCTATCtatctggattccctgaaatgttttgtaagttaGGGTGatacacatctcagtaagggaaataaactaatatcagttgtgTGTCAAAATGAGTATACTCctactataatagataaacaatacataatacATGTCCAGATAAAAAAAACTGGTGATATAATACtggataaaacatacataatcatgatcatgttaaatcatactgaattttagttattataaaatcatttgCTATAATTGATAGTACTGGAATATTACCCAGGATGGATaattagctaatgtcatgtattagccccatgactgggttatgcagtctgaaggtgggacttgacaatggctaTCCGACCCCTGCCAAGTCAaatgtgtctgtaagtacgatgggtctgccccatCTTGGTCTAGACTGCCAAggggacgtctacaacactacactgaagccacatcgactatccatctcccacactctctactggcaagtgtggtagcactagtctgaactgaactgaatagctacggtaccgagccttGAATACTGATTTAAACTAAACcattcgggttttgataacatatagtatactTACATAAACTTATTTAACACaaaactagattgatagcatttttctgaattctgacatatcatacataatcatagCCTTGCGCCAAATAATATACATAATTACGTCCTTGCGCCAggtatcaatcacggccttgttctgagcatattataacatattgaactgaaatttgtactgtttaacataatattcataaaatcatagttcctgtattatttttatggttttcataaaaactgagaaaaacataatattttgatataacataatttcatgaaaattttactcatgccacacaaatatgaataatattttttagcATAAGACTTgatctaaaaatcatatttcctaataaataacattaaatccattttccaatTCAACTGCAatattcccaaacactgtgctaatacatacataatttctaaaaataaatgttgaagTATGgtaaataatatcatgaaaaatactaacttaatttatccccttacctgactttctaAGAAGCTCACAAATCAACCAACCCTACACCTACAGTGTTCCTagcacaacaccttgaaattacattttcccctcaacaaaatttcagtattatcttaccctatatattctcctcagtccagaaacaccaaaaacctaataaaacttaaaataattaacttacctaaactttgggatggtgctcaagttggtCCAACCAAGATCTACTCTAACaaatatgaagagaatcttcccaagagtagcgttgTGATTTTGGATTGTCGAACTGACGTGAAATAAGGacggatttctagagagaaggggagggagacgaagttagagagagagagagagaaattctgCATGATTCTCTTGCAGACAATGAGTTGTGGGCATTTTATAGAATTGCTTGTCCAcgtgacctcgttgatgagtccaagaaggagtttcgtcgacgagcacttacCCCTCGTCGGTGAAATTTAGGTCCTGGAATAGCCCTCtcagtaacttctcgtcgacgagacgcatgTCACGAGCCCAAGATCCGTTCGTCGACAAGACTGTGCTGAATTcctcctttaaaatttcctttttatcatttctcttattatttaattgttataattcaccGGATCTCTATAGAGGTGATTATGGAATTCATATTAAAAGAGGTATGAAAGAGATAGAGAAAATAgtactaggaaaaaaaaaaggagatagagagagagagagcataaaaTTGCATTGTGGCCATCTGTATTAGCactggatgatttaaatatcttcTTTCTCTGTCATTCATCTcgcctttatttttttatttctcattttatttgtcttgTTTTAAATCTCATATTTCTCtatttcatttttaaagatttggattccAAAAGAGGAAAACAAGCTGAGATGCCTATTTTCAAATCTAGAATTGGATCAATCATCCCGAAGATAACATCCCTTTtcacctttattattattattattattatttacatctAAAGGTCCATTTAGATGAAGGATTTTTCTTGGAGAAACAcaaaattatttcataaaatgGCATCTCTTCacagaaaaaaaatgaaatttcataaaatGCTGTCTCTTcacagaaaaaaaaatttcattcaaagattGTTGAGTGAGGAATCCATACAATTAATGCTTATTTACTGTTAGCCCCTTTATTAAGAACCCTTTGAATGGAGGTCAACTCTAAAAAAAGAAAGCTTTAATAGACTTTCAGAAGAGGTTAGCCCAGATTTAGAAAAGCCCCTTGAGGAAGGGTAAATTTTAACACCATTGAAGAATTAAATGGTGACAAGCCCCAAGGACCAATCAGCTTAACCCttgcaatttttttaattttaactagTAGgatgaaaaatgttttaaaataacaTTCAATTGTCTTGAACTTTTATTGTGTAACAGAagtttataaaaacattttccctCCCCTTTACATTAAAATCTTAAACTCCAACAGTAAATGTGACATACTACCTTTTGTATGATCTTTCATGCCTCAGCGAAATGACCAGCCTATGTATACCACTATGTGAGACCAATATATGCCATTACCTCAAGGGTGATTCTATGATAGCTTTGGACAATTCTGTGAGGCATTATCCATTTCGGAAAATGCGCTAAGCTCATAGTATTAATGTGTCTCTTAAAAGGGTACAGACCCCATATAGCATTAGCGTgataccaaatatatatatatatatatatatatatatatatatatatattataaggtAATGGTgtaaatttattcaaataaagAAAGGAGCAATGGAGCACAAGCAAGCTGCCTGTGCAACCAAAGCAGAATTACAGCAATAGCCAGAAAAACCAATTGAGCAACATTACAACAGAAATACCATCCTAAAAGAGCAACTAAATGGGCAGGATGATCAATGTAGCAAACGATGGAACCAGTGGGGCTGGAAAGATCAGACCGAGCATGCGTAAATTGTTGCATTGGTACAAATGACTCACGAACTGATAGTCGGACATGATAGATAAAAATCATTTCAACTCCAAGAACAGAAACTGAGACATCACTTATCTCACCTTCTTGCTCAgaaaaaatgactaatatgtagTTGGTGCACTCGTTGTATTCTCTATTCCTAAAGATTTCTAGAACTGAAGCCAATATTCCAATGGTAAATAACGTTACGATCAAATGTTTCAGCGAATCTTTATCAGCTCATTTATCAAATCAAAAGCAGTATTGTAATGATCTCGATCGACCCATTTCATGTAGGGTATAGTTGGATTAGTGTTATATATAGGAAATGCCCCTTTAAAACTATTTATGTTTATGAACGTGCATGGGTCTCAAGGCTCTCAACTCTCAAGAGACACATCCCCATGTTCCGGCTACATCCATGGTGGTCAAACACGTGCGCTCCCCAGCTTTTGTGGGTACAAATTACCAATTATCAATTAACACTTGCATCATATTAGCAGAACATgaccattaattaattagttaaccATCCAATGCAATGGCGATGGgatgattaaaataaaataaatcttatTGACTTTGTAATTCCAATAAATACAATCATTTGATTTGAAGAATTATCATGCCATTTGTTAGCTGGATCAACCCATTTATATTATTAAAACTGGCTGCTAAAATACAAGAACTCATCCTTCATGCAGCCAACTTCTGTTATATTAATATTTCTATTAACAACTCCACCGAAAGTACACCCTATAAAACCCAATCCCCAGCTATAGATCTAGCTCATCAGCCCATCAGAGTTCAACATCATCTCCTTCCTCCAGTCTCTTCCCGATTCTAATAAACTTGCTCCAAGTTTCAGACATGGGATCCAAATCCTCATTCTCTGCTACTCTTTTTCTTGCAGTAAATCTCCTCTTCTTTGCTCTTGTTTCTGGACAATATTGTGATTCTACTTGCACTCCTCCTGGTGTTTCACCAGGCCAAACCCTAACTTGCTCTAGCAATATTCTAAAATTGGGCGTTTGCGCAAATTTACTTAATGGGCTGCTCGGAGTTGTCCTTGGCACTCCACCTACCACTCCATGTTGCAGCTTGATTACTGGTTTGGTCGACCTAGAGGCTGCAGTTTGTTTGTGCACTGCTATCAGGGCTAACGTGTTGGGTATAATTAATCTTAACATTCCAATTTCCCTCAGTTTGCTTCTTAATGCTTGTGGGAGGACTGCACCATCTGGATTTACTTGTGCTTAAATGAAGCaagagatttttatatttttctagttGCATTATCAATGGTACAATAATATATGTGACAGCGAGTGGTGAATTTAAGGGGATTGCTTGTTTTTCTAATTAATTATCGTGATTAGTATAGTCCTATGGTTGATTTGAATAAGTCTCCTAAAACATGGGACATTGTACTTTGCTATTTA
The Malania oleifera isolate guangnan ecotype guangnan chromosome 13, ASM2987363v1, whole genome shotgun sequence DNA segment above includes these coding regions:
- the LOC131146756 gene encoding putative lipid-binding protein AIR1, with translation MGSKSSFSATLFLAVNLLFFALVSGQYCDSTCTPPGVSPGQTLTCSSNILKLGVCANLLNGLLGVVLGTPPTTPCCSLITGLVDLEAAVCLCTAIRANVLGIINLNIPISLSLLLNACGRTAPSGFTCA